The genomic window TACGCCATTGAAGTTTAACTTTTTCCCAATCATAGTCCTCTACTTTTTTCCTTGCTTCATTTGATATTTCATTAGCTTTTACGGGGTTAAAAGCTATTTCCTTTATGGCAGACAAAAATGCTTTAGTATTATTTGATTCAACTAGTATACCTTCCTTGTTATTTTTAATTAAAAAAGGCATCCCTCCAACATTTGTAGATATCACTGGTAAGCCTAATGCCATAGCTTCTATAACACTTACAGGCGCATTATCAATAGTTGTCGTGTTTATAAAAACATTGTAATCTTCAGCTTTTTTATGCCATTCTTGTTTTGATAATCGCCCAGTAAATTCAACTTCAATTTTTAATTTTTCTGCTAATAATTTGGACGCTTCCAAACTACCATCTTTTTCGGGGCCAATCATACATAACTTAACTTCGATATTTTCATCTTTTAAAGCTTTTAAAATTTTAATCGCTAATGATGGATTGTATATTTTAGAAAAAGACCGTACCCATAATAAGTTAACAGATTCATAGATTCTTAGTTGAAATTTATAACATCCAATCTTAATAGAATTTGGTATGAATACTAAATTATTAAAATTATTTGCTTCAAAATGCGACTTTAAGTATTGAGAAGGCGCTACATTCTTGTAAGCATGTTTAAATAAGGCTTGAGATAATCTAGGTGATTTTTTTAACCTTTTCGGTAATTCACCTCCATGTAAAATAGGAACATATTTTAATTTAAAGTAGCGGCATAATT from Algibacter sp. L1A34 includes these protein-coding regions:
- a CDS encoding glycosyltransferase family 4 protein, yielding MKKILYIGNKLSEKGKTESTIDTLGKGLSSLGFNVTYASTYSNMILRFLDMLWGVFKHRKTTDYVLIDTYSTLNFYYAYTVSQLCRYFKLKYVPILHGGELPKRLKKSPRLSQALFKHAYKNVAPSQYLKSHFEANNFNNLVFIPNSIKIGCYKFQLRIYESVNLLWVRSFSKIYNPSLAIKILKALKDENIEVKLCMIGPEKDGSLEASKLLAEKLKIEVEFTGRLSKQEWHKKAEDYNVFINTTTIDNAPVSVIEAMALGLPVISTNVGGMPFLIKNNKEGILVESNNTKAFLSAIKEIAFNPVKANEISNEARKKVEDYDWEKVKLQWRNLLS